The Acidobacteriota bacterium genome segment GCGATTGGTGGTACGCGAGGACGCCAATCGCCCAGCTTCCGGGATACGCCGCGGCCACCTGCGCGAGCCGCAGGACCTCCGCCATCATCAGGAACATCACGAAGCCGCGATAGGCGTCCACGGCGACGTTGCGCACGGTCGGCGTGGTGGTGCCAGCGGCGGGGGGCAGGTCGGCGGCGGCCTCGGACATGGCGCAAGCGTAGTCCAGGTGGATGCGCCGCGGCGCAGGTCAGTTACGCTATGTCACATGCGGCACCACACCGTGACGATGCTCGGGGCTGGCCTGATCGGCGAGTTCTACACGCGGACGCTGCACGCGCAGCGGAGCCGCGATCGCGTGGGTGTCATCTACTCGCGCCAGCCGTCGCGCGCGGCGGAGGTCGCGCGGCGGTGGAACATCCCGCACGCCGTCACCGACATGCGCAAGGCCATCGAGCATCCTGACACGTCGGTGGTGATCGTCGCGCTCCCGAATCACCTCCACGAGGAAGCCGTGACGATGGCGGCGCAGGCGGGCAAGGCGGTGCTGTGTACCAAGCCGCTCGGCCGCACCGCGGAGGAAGCGTGGCGCATGCTCCGCACCGTCGAACAGGCAGGCGTGTTCGCCGGATACCTCGAGGATCTCTGTTACACGCCGAAGACGCTCAAGGCCATTGCGTCAGTGCAGGAAGGCGCGGTAGGGGACGTCACGTGGGTGCGCGCACGTGAGGCACATCCCGGTCCGCACGCCGCGTGGTTCTGGGATCATCGGCTCACGGGTGGCGGCGCGATCATCGACCTCGGCTGCCACTGCATCGAGATCATCCGCAGCTTCGTCGGCAAGGGGAACAGGCCGATCGAGGTGATGTGCTGGGCCGACACGCTGGTACACCCCGTCGAGGCCGAAGACAACGCGATCGCGCTGGTGCGGTTCGAGTCGGGTGCGATGGGACAGTTCGAGGTGAGCTGGACGTTCCGCGGAGGCATGGACCTGCGCGACGAGATCGCCGGCACGCGCGGCACGATCTGGCTGAATCACTTCCTGCGCACCGGCTACGAGATGTTCACCGCCGCGCGCCGGCAGGGGTACATCGCCGAGAAGGCCGAGAGTGCCGACGGCTGGTTGTTCCCCGTGGGCGACGAGGTCTCCGAGCTCGGGTACGTCGACATGTTCACGGACATGTTCAACGCGCTCGAAGCCGGCAAGCCGCCGCGCGAGACGTTCTACGACGGCGTGGTGGTCAACGCGGTGATGGACGCCGCGTACAAGTCGGCCCGCAGCCGTCAGTGGACGCCCATCGACATTCCCGAATGGCGCGGGAGCGGCTCCGGCAGGATCGACGTCGCGCCCGAGATGTTCGAAGGGCAGTTCGTCATCAAGCGCGAAGTGCTGCCCGATGGCCGCGCCAGGCTCATCCTGCGCAACCCGGCCACCGGGGACTTCTCCGAACGAATCAGATAGGGCACTGCACCATGCCGCTGCCGACGTCGGCCACGTCGAAGGCGCCGGTGATGTCGTTGCGCACGCCGGACGCGATGAGCCGCGCCGTGAGTTGCGCGCCCGTCACGTCGCCGTCGGCGGCGAGCCGCTGCATCCACAACGCCGCCACGCCGGCCACGTGCGGGGTGGCCATGCTCGTGCCGCTCATTGCGACGAGCCCGCCCGTGTGCCGCGCCGACAGCACGCCCACGCCGGGACCCGAGACGAGCACGTTCGTGTTGCTGAACGGTGCCACGCGGAACTTGCTGCCCTGGAGTCCGAGTGCGGCCACCGAGATCAGGCCCTCCGACACGGCGGGTGGACTGCAGGCGATCTCGAAGTCGGCGTTCTCGCTGCGTCGGCTCTCGTTCCCCGCGGCAGCGATGATGATGGTGGTCTGGCCGAACGGTTCCTGCGCCTTGACGACCGATGCCAGCCGCTCGAACAGCAGCACGTTCTGCCGATAGCCCTCCAGCGCCATCGTCGTCGCGAGATCGGCCGGCACGTTCTGCTCGTTGATCAGGTAGTCGACGAAGCCGGGGAAGTCGATGCCGAGCGACATCGAGATCACGTTGGCGCCTTCCTCGACCGCCCAGTTGATCGCCTTCAGGATGGCGTCGCTGCCGCCGCCGCCCTGGTCGCCGAGCACCTTGCCGATGAGCGCCTTCTTCACGTTGCGCGCGATGCCGATGCGCGTGCCGTTCACGTCCTGCCCGAAGATCGTCCCCGCGCAGTGCGTCCCGTGGCCGTGCGTGTCGCCGTTGCCCTCGCCGGTGAAGTCCTCTTCCTGGACGTCGACGCCGGCAAACGCGGGATGACCGGCCGCGATGCCCGTGTCGAGGACGGCGACCACCACGTCGCTCCCGTCGAAAGGCGAGACGTCGGCCTTGACGGCAGAAATGCCCCACGCGGTTGTCGCGGCCGCCTGCGCGTCATCGTCCGCCTGAGGCACCGGTGCGATGAGACGCATCGGGATGACAGGCGCCACGGCCTTGACGCCTTTCTTGGCAGCCACGGCCCGGCTCGACCGCCGGTCCAGTTCGTCGATCTCGACCTTGACGGTCTCCGCGCCAGCAGACGCCGCACCAGCTCCGGATCCCCGTCGTCGCGTCGAGGATTCACGCAGGATGACGTACTTCTCCTTCATGGATCGGCCCTCCCGGCGCCCTCGCGCCGCATCGTGTGTCCGTGTGCTCAGTGAAACGCTGGACGCATCACGAGCGCACACGGCCCCGTCGCCCGCCTGCGCCTCACACTCTCCACGCCTGGAGGCACGATCCGTTTGTGAACCGGCGGTCGTGCGGTCGGGCCCGGAGGACCGACCCTACCTGTTGCCGCAGAGAGTGTGGGCCGACCGTGCTGCCACAGAGGGTAGGGCCGGCTCTCCGAGCCCGGCCCGTGGTGGTGTCGCTGCTGCCACGGTGTCGCTGCCGGACCTTGTCCGGCGGCCAGTGATTCCCGCCCGCCTGATGAAATCCGGGGGCTCCACCGTTCGCGAGGGACTGGTTGCCGGTTGCCGATTGCCCGTTGCCGGTCCGTTTGTGTTCTGATCCGGGACGTGTCGACCGACGTTCCGGGGTTCGTGTGCGTGGATCACGTGGCGGTGGCCGTGCCGCCGGGTGAGCTGGAGGCCCACGTGCGGCTGTACGCGGCGCTCGGGTTTGCCGAGATCCATCGCGAGGACGTTCGTGGCACCGATCAGGTCCGCGAGGTGCTGCTGCGCATGGGCGACGGGCCCAACTGCGTGCAACTGCTCGAGCCGTTGTCGCCGGACTCGCCAGTGGCGCGGCAACTGGAGAAGCAGGGCCGCAGGCCCGGCATCGCGCACCTTGCGTTCCGCGTCCACGACATCCACGCGGCCTTCGACGCCATGACGGCCGACGGCTTCCGCATCATCGACGCCGCGCCGCGGCGGGGATCGCGCGGCACGACCGTCTTCTTCGTCCATCCGAAGTCCACCGACGCGACGGCGCTCGGCTACCTCCTCGAAGTCGTGCAGGAAGGCACCAGCCATGCGTGAGCGCGGCGCGCCGCTCGACGGCCCACTCGATCTGCGCGACTGGTTCCCTCCGGTGGAGACGGCGGACTGGCTGGCCGTCATCGAACGAGACCTGAAAGGGGCGGATTACGAGTCACGGCTGGTCTGGCAGACCGACGAGGGAATCGCCGTCCAGCCGTTCCATCGCGCCGGCGGCAGTCCGGCTGTTGCGCCCGCTCTCGGGCGGAGCACGACGACACCGCCGATCAGCGCAGAGACGCCGCCCGACGCCATCCGTGGCGATCTGCTGCACGATGCCGGCGCCGACGCCGTGCAGGAACTGGCCTGGTCGCTGGCCGACCTCGTCGAACGCCTCCATCGCGCACGCACCGCCGGCACGCCGTTCGACGTTGCCGCCGGCGGCATCACGCTCGCCTTCGGGATCGGATCGGCGTACTTCGTCGAGATCGCCAAGCTCCGCGCCGCGCGTCTGCTGTGGGCCAACGTCGTGGCTGCGTTCGTCGGAGAGGATGCGGTACCGCCCGTGCGGATTCACGCACGCACGTCGCGCACGAATACCGGCGTGTACGACACGCCCCCCAATCTCCTGCGCGTCACCACCGAAGCGATGGCGGCCGTCATCGGCGGCGCAGACGGTCTGGAGGTCGAGGCGCACGGCTTCGCGCCGCACCTGGCAGACAACGTGCCGCGCATCCTCATCGAAGAGGCGCACCTTGCCGCGGCGCCCGATGCGGCCGCCGGCTCGTGGTTCATCGAGTGGCTCACGGACGTGCTTGCGCGGAAGGCCTGGGCGCACTTCCAGACCATCGAGTCGGCTGGTGGTTACACGACAGCCGTCGAGGCAGGGATGCTCTCGTGCGAGGTGCAGGCGACGCGAGACGCGCGCATACGTGCCGTCGCGACGAGGCGCCGCACGCTCGTCGGCGTGAACGACTACCCGGATCTGACGCCATCGGGCCTGCCGCGCCGTAGTGCCGAAAGCGCGAAAGCGGGCCGGTGCCCGGTGCCCGATGCCCGGTGCCCGGCAGAAGATGCCCTTGAACCTCTGAGACTCGCTGCGCCGTTCGAGGCGATTCGTGCGCGGACGGAACGGCACGCCGCGTCGACGGGACGCACGCCTGTCGTTCACCTGCTCACGCGCATAGGCGACAGGCGGAGTCGAGCGCGGGCTGTCTTCTATCTCAACCTGTTGGGCTGCGCGGGCATGGCCATCACGCAGGGCGATGCACTGCCTGAGCGCGCGGACCTCGTCATCCTGTGTTCGGTCGACACCGATGTGCATCTCGACATGCCGCTCGATGCTGTGACAACGCTGACCGCCTGGCAGGACCGCCTGGGGATGGCGCCGTGACGCGTCCCGACTTCTCGACGATCGTGTATCGCGCCGATCTCGGTGGACGCGCATCGACGGCTGCCGCGACGCTGACGCCTGTCGAGCATCTCGACTACGCCGCAGGACTGCCAC includes the following:
- a CDS encoding Gfo/Idh/MocA family oxidoreductase, encoding MRHHTVTMLGAGLIGEFYTRTLHAQRSRDRVGVIYSRQPSRAAEVARRWNIPHAVTDMRKAIEHPDTSVVIVALPNHLHEEAVTMAAQAGKAVLCTKPLGRTAEEAWRMLRTVEQAGVFAGYLEDLCYTPKTLKAIASVQEGAVGDVTWVRAREAHPGPHAAWFWDHRLTGGGAIIDLGCHCIEIIRSFVGKGNRPIEVMCWADTLVHPVEAEDNAIALVRFESGAMGQFEVSWTFRGGMDLRDEIAGTRGTIWLNHFLRTGYEMFTAARRQGYIAEKAESADGWLFPVGDEVSELGYVDMFTDMFNALEAGKPPRETFYDGVVVNAVMDAAYKSARSRQWTPIDIPEWRGSGSGRIDVAPEMFEGQFVIKREVLPDGRARLILRNPATGDFSERIR
- a CDS encoding S8 family serine peptidase, which encodes MKEKYVILRESSTRRRGSGAGAASAGAETVKVEIDELDRRSSRAVAAKKGVKAVAPVIPMRLIAPVPQADDDAQAAATTAWGISAVKADVSPFDGSDVVVAVLDTGIAAGHPAFAGVDVQEEDFTGEGNGDTHGHGTHCAGTIFGQDVNGTRIGIARNVKKALIGKVLGDQGGGGSDAILKAINWAVEEGANVISMSLGIDFPGFVDYLINEQNVPADLATTMALEGYRQNVLLFERLASVVKAQEPFGQTTIIIAAAGNESRRSENADFEIACSPPAVSEGLISVAALGLQGSKFRVAPFSNTNVLVSGPGVGVLSARHTGGLVAMSGTSMATPHVAGVAALWMQRLAADGDVTGAQLTARLIASGVRNDITGAFDVADVGSGMVQCPI
- a CDS encoding VOC family protein — protein: MSTDVPGFVCVDHVAVAVPPGELEAHVRLYAALGFAEIHREDVRGTDQVREVLLRMGDGPNCVQLLEPLSPDSPVARQLEKQGRRPGIAHLAFRVHDIHAAFDAMTADGFRIIDAAPRRGSRGTTVFFVHPKSTDATALGYLLEVVQEGTSHA